The DNA sequence CACGGTGGTCGGGGCGGACGCGTTCCCCTGGCTCCGGTCCGACCGGGGGCGCTACGACGTGGTGATCTCCGACCTTCCGGACCCGGGCATCACCGCCAGTACGAAGCTGTACTCCGCGGAGTTCTACGGGCTGGTCGCGGAGGCCCTGGCCCCGGACGGGCGGCTCGTGGTGCACGCCGGGCCGCTGGGGACCCGGCCGCGGACCTTCTGGACGGTGGAGGCCTCGGTGCGCGCCGGCGGACTCGCGACCTGCCCGTACCGCGTCACCGGCCGGTACGCGGGCCTCGCCGCGAGCCCGGACCGGGGCGGCGGCGAGGACCTGGAGCGGGAGGACTGGGGCTTCCTCCTCGCCGGACCGGGCGCCGCGCCGCAGCCCGCGCTGGCCGACGGAGGGCCCGTACCGCGGTCGCTGGGCGGCGGGGAGCTGCGCGAGGGGGCGCGCGCGGCGGACGACGCCCGGCTGCCGGGGCTGATTCCGTCGACGCTGATCCACCCCCGGTACTGGGAAGAGGTGTGAGCCCGTCCGGGGTGCCGGGCGGGGTGCGGTCGGTGGCCGACCAGGCGGCCGGCCCGACGGCCGCCCCGGTGGCCGTCCCGGCGAGCGGACCGGCTTTCGGCGGGCGGAAGCGCTGACGTCCGGGCCGGGGCCGATTAGGCTCGGTTTCCATGGAGCATGAGGTGTTCGTTCCGGTTCCCGTCCCGACCCTGCTGCGCGCGCTGGGCGACCCCGCCCGGGTCGCCCGCTGCGTCCCCGGCCTCCAGCAGGACGCCGACGCGTCGGCGTCGCCCCTGGTGGGCCGGCTGAAGCTGCGGGCCGGCGGTCACACCATCACCTACCGGGGCGAGCTGCGGCTCACCGGCCCGGAGGGCCCCGGCGGTCCGGAAGGGCAGCGCTTCTCGGTGACCGGGCAGGGCGTGGAGGCCCGGGGCGCCGGTGCGGTCGAGCTGGCCCTGACCATCGGCCTCACGGAGGCGGACGGCGGGACGGCGCTCGCCTACAGCGGCACGGCGAGCGGGGACGGGCGGCTGGCCGAGCTGGAGGAGGGCGCGGCGCTCGCGGCCGCCCACCGGCTCCTGGACCGCTTCACCCAGCAGCTGGTGACGGAGTCGCTGGCGGTACGGGACGAAGGCGCGGGCGAGGACGCGGGCGTGGACGCGGGCGTGGAGAGCGGCGGCGACGACGCGGACGGCACGGTGGTCGCCGAGGGGCTTGAGGGCGACGAGGACACGGCCGATGACGCCGGGAGCGATGACGCCGGGGGCGAGGGTGCCCGGGGCGGAGGTGCCGGGGGCGAGGGTGCCCGGGGCGAAGGCGTCGGTGCTGTGGTCGGCGACGCCGATGCGGAGGAGCCCGGGGCCGTGTTCGACGCGCCCGTGCCGCCGCCCTCGCTCGACCCGGTCGCCGGCGTGGAGTTCACCGTTCCGGACGAACCGCCCGCCGAGGCCGCGCACGCCCGCCGCACCATGATCGGGCGCAGCGCCGAGGAGGTCGACCACGCGCCCCCACGGGGCCGCTACGCCCCCGTGCCCTCCCCGGAGGCGGGCGGTGCGAGCACCGCCCTGCGGTGGGTCGCCCCCGCCGCCGCCCTCGCGCTCGCGTCCGCCGTGGTGCTGAGCCGGGCGTTGCGACGCCGGAGGTGACGGGCGTCGGAGGCGGCGGGCACGAGAGGCACCGCGCGCCGGAGGCGGGCGCGGGCCAGTAGGGTCGTCGGGTGAGCAGGAGCGAAGAGAACGTCAGACTGACCGTCGGCGACGCCGAGTTGACCGTCGACCCCGTGCACGGCTGCCGGATCAGCAGCCTGCGGATCGGGGGCGCCGAAGTGCTCCGCCAGGGCGAGCGGTACGGCTGCTTCCCGATGGTGCCCTGGTGCGGGCGCACCGGGAACGGCGAGTTCCGCAACGGCGACGAGCTCCACCGGCTGCCGCTGAACTCCCCGCCGCACGCCATCCACGGCACCGGCCGCGACACCTCCTGGCAGCCGGCGTTCACGGCCGCCGAGCTGGAGGAGGGGCGGGCCGCGTTCTACTACGACCTCGCCGAGCCCTGGCCGTACCGGGGCCGGGTGACGCAGACCTTCGAGCTGACCGGGGACGCGCTGACGCTGGGCCTCGCCGTCGAGACGTCACGCGACTCCTTCCCGGCCCAGGCCGGCTGGCACCCCTGGTTCCACCGCACCCTCGACGGCGTGGACGTCGAGCTGTCCTTCGACGCCGCCTGGCAGGAGGAGCGCGGCGCGGACCATCTGCCCACCGGCCGACGCATCGACCCCCTGCCCGGTCCGTGGGACGACTGCTTCGGCATGCCCGACGGCGTGGACGTGAAGCTCACCTGGCCGGAGCGGCTGGAGCTGACGGTGAAGAGCCGCAGCGAATGGGTGGTCGTCTACGACGAGCAGGACGAGGCCGTCTGCGTCGAGCCGCAGTCCGGGCCGCCGAACGGGCTGAACACCGCGCCCCGGCTGGTGACCCCGATCGACCCGCTGGAGATCACGACGACCTGGAGCTGGGCGCGGCCCGGCGCCGGTCCCCGGCCGTAGGCCCGGCCCGTACCGCTTACCCTCGTGGACATGACTGACGTACGCGCTGACCTGCTCCAGCAGATCAAGGACAAGGCCGTGGTGCACGGCAAGGTGACCCTCTCCTCGGGTCTGGAAGCCGACTGGTACATCGACCTGCGCCGGATCACGCTGGACGGCAAGGCCGCGCCGCTGGTCGGTCAGGTCATGCTCGACGCCACCGCCGAGCTGGACTACGACTGCGTCGGCGGGCTGACCCTGGGCGCCGACCCGGTCGCCACCTCGATGCTGCACGCCTCCGCCGCCCGCGGTGCGAGCCTGGACGCGTTCGTCGTCCGCAAGGCGCAGAAGGCGCACGGGATGCAGCGCCGTATCGAGGGCACCGACGTGAAGGGCCGCCGCTGCCTGGTCGTCGAGGACACCTCGACGACGGGTGGTTCGCCGCTGACCGCCGTCGAGGCGGTGCGCGAGGCGGGCGGCGAGGTCGTCGCCGTCGCCGTGATCGTCGAGCGCGGTGCCGCCCCGGCCATCGCCGAGGCCGGTCTGCCCTACGTGCACGTCTACTCGGTGGCCGACCTCGACCTGGGCTGAGCCCGGGGCGGACCCTGTTTCACGTGAAACAGGGTCCGCCGGGTGGAGCCGGATGAGGAGTCTGGGAAGATGGGGGCGACGATGACGTCGCCCCCAGGTCAGGGACTCACAGCCTGCACACCCGCACATCCCAAGGAGCGGTCAGATGCCCATCGCAACCCCCGAGGCGTACGCCGAGATGCTCGACCGGGCAAAGGCGGGCAAGTTCGCCTACCCGGCCATCAACGTCACCTCGTCCCAGACCCTGCACGCCG is a window from the Streptomyces sp. MMBL 11-1 genome containing:
- a CDS encoding SRPBCC domain-containing protein gives rise to the protein MEHEVFVPVPVPTLLRALGDPARVARCVPGLQQDADASASPLVGRLKLRAGGHTITYRGELRLTGPEGPGGPEGQRFSVTGQGVEARGAGAVELALTIGLTEADGGTALAYSGTASGDGRLAELEEGAALAAAHRLLDRFTQQLVTESLAVRDEGAGEDAGVDAGVESGGDDADGTVVAEGLEGDEDTADDAGSDDAGGEGARGGGAGGEGARGEGVGAVVGDADAEEPGAVFDAPVPPPSLDPVAGVEFTVPDEPPAEAAHARRTMIGRSAEEVDHAPPRGRYAPVPSPEAGGASTALRWVAPAAALALASAVVLSRALRRRR
- a CDS encoding aldose epimerase family protein, whose translation is MSRSEENVRLTVGDAELTVDPVHGCRISSLRIGGAEVLRQGERYGCFPMVPWCGRTGNGEFRNGDELHRLPLNSPPHAIHGTGRDTSWQPAFTAAELEEGRAAFYYDLAEPWPYRGRVTQTFELTGDALTLGLAVETSRDSFPAQAGWHPWFHRTLDGVDVELSFDAAWQEERGADHLPTGRRIDPLPGPWDDCFGMPDGVDVKLTWPERLELTVKSRSEWVVVYDEQDEAVCVEPQSGPPNGLNTAPRLVTPIDPLEITTTWSWARPGAGPRP
- the pyrE gene encoding orotate phosphoribosyltransferase, with translation MTDVRADLLQQIKDKAVVHGKVTLSSGLEADWYIDLRRITLDGKAAPLVGQVMLDATAELDYDCVGGLTLGADPVATSMLHASAARGASLDAFVVRKAQKAHGMQRRIEGTDVKGRRCLVVEDTSTTGGSPLTAVEAVREAGGEVVAVAVIVERGAAPAIAEAGLPYVHVYSVADLDLG